A stretch of DNA from Tsuneonella amylolytica:
CGCGCGAACGAGGCGGGGGAGACCGGCCTCGACCTTGTCGTGGCCGAAGCGGCTGATGAGCGTGATCCGCCCCGCCTCGCGCGCGGGATTGAGCGTGTCGAGCAGTTGCAGCAGGTCGTCGGTCTCGAGGCTCGGCCCGCATTTCATACCCAACGGATTGCCGATGCCCCGGCAAAACTCGACGTGTGCGCTGCCCGGGAAGCGGGTGCGGTCGCCGATCCAGACCATATGGGCGCTGGTGTCGTACCAGTCGCCGGTCAGCGAATCCTGCCGCGTCAGCGCCTGTTCGTAGGGCAGCAGCAGCGCCTCGTGACTGGTGTAGAACGTCGTCCGCTCGAGTTGCGGCAGCGTCTCGGGGTTTACCCCGCACGCTTCCATGAAATCGAGCGATTCGCCGATGCGGTCGGCCACGTCGCGGAAGCGGTCAGCCCACGGGCTGCGACCCATGAAATCAAGCGTCCAGCGATGCACCTGCCTGAGGTTGGCATACCCGCCCCCAGCGAAGGCGCGTAGCAGGTTGAGCGTGGCGGCGGCCTGCGAATACGCGCGGACCATGCGCTGCGGATCGTTGCGCCGGGCGTCGGCATCGAACTCGATCCCGTTGACATTGTCGCCGAAGTAGCTCGGCAGCGTGACCCCGCCTTGCGTTTCGGTGTCAGAGCTACGCGGCTTGGCGAACTGGCCCGCCATGCGCCCCACCTTCACGACCGGTCGCTTGCTGGCGAAGGTCATCACCACCGCCATCTGCAGCAGCACGCGGAATGTGTCGCGGATGTTGTTGGGATGAAATTCGGCGAAGCTTTCCGCGCAGTCCCCGCCCTGCAGCAGGAAACCCCGCCCGTTGGCGACTTCGCCCAGGTCCGCCTTGAGCGCCCGCGCTTCGCCGGCGAACACGAGCGGGGGATAGCTGCCGAGCGTGGCCTCCGCCTCGGCCAGCCCGGCAGGGTCGGCATAGCGCGGCAAGTGCCGTGCCTCGTGCCTTTGCCAGCTGTCAGGTGCCCAGTTCGTCGCCACTATACCGTCCTTGCTCGCTCGTGTTGGTCCGCCGCTTCATACCGGCCGGACCGGCCAAGCGCAAAAGCGGTCCGGAACCAAGCCAGTTGAACTTGGGGCGGCCCAAGCTCGATAGCGTCAGCGCCCGGTGGCGGCGCCCGCCGGGACCGAG
This window harbors:
- a CDS encoding class II 3-deoxy-7-phosphoheptulonate synthase, which translates into the protein MATNWAPDSWQRHEARHLPRYADPAGLAEAEATLGSYPPLVFAGEARALKADLGEVANGRGFLLQGGDCAESFAEFHPNNIRDTFRVLLQMAVVMTFASKRPVVKVGRMAGQFAKPRSSDTETQGGVTLPSYFGDNVNGIEFDADARRNDPQRMVRAYSQAAATLNLLRAFAGGGYANLRQVHRWTLDFMGRSPWADRFRDVADRIGESLDFMEACGVNPETLPQLERTTFYTSHEALLLPYEQALTRQDSLTGDWYDTSAHMVWIGDRTRFPGSAHVEFCRGIGNPLGMKCGPSLETDDLLQLLDTLNPAREAGRITLISRFGHDKVEAGLPRLVRAVEREGHPVVWSCDPMHGNVVKSDSGYKTRPFDRILSEVKGFFAVHRAEGTHAGGIHVEMTGQDVTECVGGAVAITDAALGDRYHTHCDPRLNAAQSLELAFLLAEMLNLEAQAGQADAA